Proteins from a genomic interval of Pecten maximus chromosome 13, xPecMax1.1, whole genome shotgun sequence:
- the LOC117340308 gene encoding 40S ribosomal protein S19, with protein sequence MGISVKDVDSHTFTKALSAFLKKSGKMKIPEWATIVKLGKFNELAPYDEDWFYTRAASICRHLYIRAPAGVGALTKIYGDRKRNGTVPSHYCRSSGSVSRRVLQALESQKLVEKDVNGGRKLTSQGQKDLDRIAAQVKEKTKAK encoded by the exons ATGGGTATCTCTGTGAAGGATGTGGATTCCCACACATTCACCAAGGCTTTGTCAGCCTTCCTTAAAAA GTCAGGAAAGATGAAGATCCCAGAATGGGCTACTATCGTCAAGCTGGGGAAGTTTAACGAGCTGGCTCCCTATGATGAGGACTGGTTCTACACTAGGGCAG CATCTATCTGCCGCCATCTTTATATCCGTGCCCCAGCTGGTGTTGGTGCTCTGACAAAGATTTATGGAG ATCGTAAACGTAACGGCACAGTCCCCAGCCATTACTGTCGTTCCTCTGGCTCTGTTTCCCGACGTGTCCTCCAGGCTCTGGAATCACAGAAGTTGGTTGAGAAGGACGTCAATGGCGGGCGTAAATTGACCAGCCAAGGGCAGAAAGATCTGGATAGAATTGCAGCACAGGTCAAAGAAAAGACAAAAGCCAAGTGA
- the LOC117340254 gene encoding TLC domain-containing protein 5-like produces the protein MAGSVLTALCYSFMWSTMYFTLCLINSKKSYEWHCRTVTAVHAMVVTLLSAWCGFVQGPWPFTHAGGPSTPLQLVTTEICLGYFLFDFTWCLYFRSEGPVMLIHHVVSIFGLTFSAVTGHYGTEMIAAIFGSEATNPLLQMRWFLKESGKYNTLLGEIVDHAFVLLFGFLRIGVGSLLLYTYFQQDTDILGRISGVVLYAISWMFWVSIVQYAIHKYQKKFKKWAELADAKKRETSSSNSLKVNGHNETTNGSLHNNPANGGLSFKPVSQTLSNGDLGFITTNQGHSSKLVSNGGTTIEENGNIKKCDQPQLNGDLHRRKPANQE, from the exons ATGGCAGGGTCAGTCTTGACCGCCCTGTGCTACTCCTTCATGTGGAGTACAATGTACTTTACACTCTGTCTCATCAACTCAAAGAAAAGCTACGAGTGGCACTGCCGCACCGTGACAGCAGTTCACGCTATGGTGGTCACGCTACTTAGTGCTTGGTGCGGGTTTGTTCAGGGCCCCTGGCCATTCACACATGCAG GTGGGCCTAGTACACCTTTACAGCTCGTTACTACGGAGATCTGTTTGGGTTACTTCCTGTTTGACTTCACCTGGTGTTTGTATTTCCGCTCTGAGG GTCCAGTGATGCTGATTCATCATGTGGTCAGTATTTTTGGGCTGACCTTCTCGGCCGTTACTGGACACTATGGAACTGAAATGATAGCCGCCATATTTGGAAGCGAGGCGACCAACCCGCTGTTACAGATGCGATGGTTTCTGAAGGAATCGGGGAAATATAACACCTTATTAGGGGAAATCGTAGACCATGCTTTTGTGTTATTGTTTGGTTTCCTACGAATTGGAGTAGGATCGTTGCTATTGTACACCTACTTCCAGCAGGATACTGACATCCTCGGACGTATTTCTGGTGTTGTTCTCTATGCTATTAGCTGGATGTTTTGGGTCAGTATTGTACAGTATGCTATTCACAAGTACCAGAAAAAGTTCAAAAAATGGGCTGAACTTGCAGATGCCAAAAAAAGGGAAACAAGTAGTTCAAATTCACTGAAAGTGAATGGACACAATGAGACCACCAATGGTAGCCTTCATAACAATCCAGCCAATGGTGGCCTTTCTTTCAAGCCAGTATCACAGACTTTGTCTAATGGCGATTTAGGTTTCATTACTACAAACCAGGGTCATTCATCAAAGTTGGTCAGTAATGGTGGAACAACTATTGAGGAAAATGGAAACATCAAGAAGTGTGATCAGCCACAGTTGAATGGAGATCTACACAGAAGAAAGCCTGCCAACCAAGAATAG